A single window of Neospora caninum Liverpool complete genome, chromosome XII DNA harbors:
- a CDS encoding Proteophosphoglycan 5, related — protein sequence MASPTAGSPGVHSPPRHGVSDRLLATSSPQGRAARPSVSELRTGKLVDESKTARPSKGSPLVWRAKPLAPSPSVEALGFDEPSLPSNMAMVQQNFDADQVSFDSADCRNAVPSSEYDAAQGEDESEGGTEFEEQQTRAQTNATSDLDYCYSVNRLKSTGSDQVLSPGLSGELHSAGDARTCGSLSVATEPAANESPEAAAYAGATLLTAPLCPVADEANFPQSNGSESSLHSHTSRLSEEVLAQLNQKQKSISSSSSRAQLLLGQRAEGPISQLEHDGASVLHYLTELGQTFGGPSLEELMKFQAELSPRQDDDEISFELSQDSESERAVSPVNEANVCIGPSDDRGPINLPTEFASASGFWDRNATEMHPVTSNSPTPVPAVPHSQPSDGAHPSPAVTPSRPSPAAVTPSRPSPAAVTPSRPSSAAVAASRPSPAAVAASRPSPAAVAASRPSPAAAAVAPRLLKKPAPKAKQPAPAKETGPSRPRGRCPPAAKPVPSHAVASALGVSRNARTVSTAPAHQAKSAGPQALSSASAVQERKSPRLPAHGGAPGGNAKPAVPSRHSCSPAIFNRVSAAQLIKQISGAAAGGTASPRRGPSWTELPPAARAQIIAILQQQRIILTSRAQIRKAVEAIRRACGGKSPQRSSSGSSAATSRQSSRAASRGAAAGRKVVPISASTSGNPAAAPRSPAHRHHPSTPRRSSVGSRSRNRVASAQTGRPQNNRHLRRSLSENHTSLRAAASAPRPLATRARGSLGALAPGRTRSSSRLLCPHGLRYKSLCAFCGHPDRLRDTIANRGFAQPTVASRMQATDAKKPGSAAGRRGTPLKANASRAKLWTAGGVSSHAATAGAGALGGVAPGTVSQGSRFSVGSSWTSTGSMSRASTGSKALDCSVDMLDSRSLGAARGRSRSARPLPQHANRQKGTHELPSVFARLWESAMEKQRARSQDPPLAGSTRSHAPRLSLAASTGSQNSAASRRRLSEKNAKGSSATPRHAAGNPCGESGSGTESAGRRAQALGPSGTNLDAGAAATQAASAQEKNHPAWVVSAAGADHGAGMQRALLVATPASYLCPEHLQPTPSPPTVPLWQAAQSYVPHMAQAGQFPSHVQNLDYGFEPATYPAPRASMPPPLQGNPNNPVCIANHHAVPNIPGQPGFPSGPPSGAQFGLYPNMGSSAVPYVMSPMPPAQSPNPAPVGNASATFNPLYQAPFPASAMSPAQQPSRGPVGKSQFVSLPHSPMPGASLSPASYSAPHGAPPASESVDAGDERQLNEGREASTPIVGHMHHPSGLVPSASSEQSTRNRESGKIEGDHEAAHVDSRRKRDPAAGLSSFCISNLHIASRPIPRVVAAKRPVDVSSKKEAVHAHEASAPRAKNGKASVSRPEHPDKKKPTGGSPLKPMQSKGGASKADGHAGAASGPVKSPQRKLSLPEIAPGGVDASRGQNLREMSRQELWQDAWQRQVAQWQQHQAHPSGAGGESVSAVPHTPVPAHPSASSVNAGPSSTPIPSPKESVPQPNGAGGVEQQSGYPGLPHAFSFSSCPPLPVSSPCGNGSLVYVNSPPSPVQLESAASAVPTPAPSSLQAGSEQESGKDSAAWGWPEAAEALAISIAEENGVYREGDEAHEPARGAPPVGSLSRFARRAAFPWSPVAPTEKAASPVTQAIPATKPGAFLASGLHKDAQGQSSGAMRAGANCATSGAMLFRMGGTEDGVKAVDWQHSNVFVCGPSALSDFHAVPGLHRTLLGQPPFVRTKPQKAQGSGVMTPRARGAMTNQRMVGTSTAAWSSAADTRGFAFQC from the exons ATGGCCTCTCCGACCGCCGGCAGCCCCGGCGTCCACTCCCCTCCGCGGCACGGGGTTTCCGACAGGCTCTTGGCGACGAGCTCGCCTCAAGGCAGAGCCGCGCGGCCAAGTGTCTCCGAACTCCGCACAGGCAAGCTTGTCGATGAGTCCAAGACGGCAAGGCCTTCCAAAGGTTCACCTCTAGTATGGCGAGCGAAACCGCTcgctccctcgccgtctgtcgAGGCTCTCGGCTTCGACGAACCGTCCTTGCCATCGAACATGGCCATGGTCCAGCAGAACTTCGACGCAGACCAAGTCTCCTTCGACTCCGCCGACTGCAGGAACGCCGTGCCTTCGTCCGAGTACGACGCCGCTCAGGGTGAAGACGAGTCCGAAGGCGGAACGGAATTCGAAGAGCAGCAAACGCGTGCGCAGACCAATGCAACCTCTGATTTGGATTATTGCTACAGTGTGAACCGCCTGAAGTCAACGGGGTCAGACCAGGTTTTGTCCCCCGGTCTTTCTGGAGAGTTGCACTCAGCTGGCGACGCGAGGACTTGCGGCAGCTTGAGCGTCGCCACGGAGCCAGCGGCGAACGAAAGTCCAGAGGCGGCAGCGTACGCAGGCGCAACGCTGCTCACCGCGCCTCTGTGCCCCGTCGCAGACGAGGCAAACTTCCCCCAGAGCAACGGGAGCGAGTCGAGCTTGCACAGCCACACGAGTCGACTTTCTGAGGAGGTCCTCGCACAGCTCAACCAGAAACAGAAGTCGATCTCGTCGAGCAGCAGTCGGGCGCAGCTTCTCCTCGGCCAACGCGCCGAAGGGCCAATCTCCCAGCTGGAACACGACGGGGCGTCAGTCTTGCACTACTTGACCGAACTCGGGCAGACGTTCGGGGGGCCGAGTCTAGAGGAGTTGATGAAATTCCAAGCGGAGCTGTCGCCACGCCAAGATGACGACGAAATCAGTTTCGAGCTCTCCCAAGACTCCGAAAGCGAGAGGGCCGTTTCGCCGGTCAACGAAGCCAACGTCTGTATCGGACCGAGTGACGACCGAGGCCCCATCAACCTCCCGACCGAGTTCGCATCCGCGAGCGGTTTTTGGGACAGAAACGCAACTGAAATGCATCCCGTGACTTCAAACAGCCCGACCCCTGTTCCAGCAGTGCCTCACAGCCAACCCTCAGACGGTGCACACCCTTCCCCCGCCGTCACCCCCTCCCGACCATCCCCCGCTGCCGTCACCCCCTCCCGACCATCCCCCGCTGCCGTCACCCCCTCCCGACCATCTtccgctgccgtcgccgcctcccgccCTTCCcccgctgccgtcgccgcctcccgaCCATCCcccgctgccgtcgccgcctcccgaCCATCccccgctgccgccgccgtcgctccgcGCTTGCTGAAGAAGCCTGCGCCGAAAGCGAAGCAGCCCGCGCCGGCGAAAGAAACAGGTCCATCTCGGCCACGCGGTCGCTGTCCACCTGCCGCGAAACCTGTACcctcgcatgcagtcgccTCCGCACTAGGAGTGTCTCGCAACGCGCGGACTGTCTCCACGGCCCCAGCTCACCAAGCGAAGAGCGCAGGTCCACAAGCTCTGTCGAGCGCCTCCGCTGtgcaggaaaggaagagccctcgtcttccagcGCACGGCGGCGCACCGGGGGGAAACGCAAAGCCCGCTGTGCCGTCGCGTCACTCGTGCTCGCCCGCGATTTTTAACCGCGTGTCAGCCGCGCAGCTGATCAAGCAAATCAGCGGAGCCGCTGCGGGAGGCACCGCGTCCCCGCGTCGCGGCCCTTCCTGGACCGAACTGCCGCCTGCCGCGCGGGCGCAAATCATCGCCATTCTCCAGCAGCAGCGCATCATCCTGACCAGTCGCGCCCAAATCCGAAAGGCGGTCGAAGCCATTCGGCGCGCGTGCGGCGGGAAGTCCCCTCAACGATCTTCCTCGGGATCCTCGGCCGCGACCAGTCGTCAGAGCTCGCGGGCCGCCAgccgcggcgccgcagctggcCGGAAAGTTGTTCCGATAAGCGCATCCACATCGGGGAATCCTGCGGCTGCGCCCCGTTCCCCTGCGCACCGCCACCACCCGAGcacgcctcgtcgctcttcggTAGGGTCGCGCAGCCGAAACCGCGTTGCCTCTGCCCAGACTGGACGCCCTCAAAACAACCGCCACTTGCGGCGCAGCCTGTCTGAGAACCACACGAGCCTTCGCGCAGCAGCGAGTGCAccgcgtcctctcgcgaCTCGCGCTCGCGGATCGCTCGGCGCGCTGGCGCCAGGCCGCACCCGGAGCAGCAGCCGACTGCTGTGTCCCCACGGCCTTCGCTACAAGAGCCTGTGTGCCTTTTGCGGCCACCCGGACCGTCTGCGGGACACGATCGCGAACAGGGGATTCGCTCAGCCCACCGTGGCGAGTCGGATGCAGGCGACAGACGCCAAGAAACCCGGTTCCGCCGCTGGGAGGCGAGGCACGCCGCTCAAGGCGAACGCGAGCCGCGCGAAACTCTGGACCGCCGGAGGCGTGAGCAGCCACGCCGCGACCGCCGGCGCAGGTGCGCTGGGCGGGGTCGCGCCGGGAACCGTCAGCCAGGGAAGCCGCTTCAGCGTTGGAAGCTCTTGGACTTCGACCGGTTCCATGAGTCGTGCGAGCACGGGAAGCAAGGCCCTCGACTGCAGCGTGGATATGCTCGACAGCCGTTCTCTCGGGGCGGCCCGCGGGCGCAGTCGGAGTGCCCGTCCTCTGCCGCAGCATGCAAACCGCCAGAAGGGGACGCACGAGCTTCCTTCGGTGTTTGCGCGCCTGTGGGAAAGCGCCATGGAGAAGCAGCGCGCGCGATCGCAAGACCCGCCTCTCGCCGGCAGCACACGCTCCCACGCTCCGCGACTCTCCCTGGCGGCTTCAACTGGATCCCAGAactccgctgcctcgcgcaggcgcctcagcgagaaaaacgcaaaggGAAGCTCCGCGACTCCTCGGCACGCCGCTGGAAATCCTTGCGGCGAAAGCGGCTCGGGAACCGAGAGCGCGGGGCGACGGGCACAGGCGCTGGGCCCCTCAGGGACCAACCTCGACGcgggcgccgccgcgacACAGGCTGCTTCTGCACAGGAGAAAAACCATCCGGCCTGGGTCGTGTCCGCCGCCGGCGCAGACCATGGAGCCGGAATGCAGCGAGCGCTTCTTGTGGCAACG CCGGCATCCTACCTCTGCCCAGAGCACCTCCAACCGACCCCGTCTCCACCCACCGTTCCCTTGTGGCAAGCCGCTCAGTCTTACGTTCCCCACATGGCGCAAGCGGGGCAGTTTCCTTCCCACGTCCAGAACCTCGACTACGGCTTCGAGCCTGCAACTTACCCCGCCCCGCGTGCTTCTATGCCTCCGCCGTTGCAGGGGAATCCGAACAATCCTGTTTGTATCGCCAATCACCACGCGGTGCCGAACATTCCTGGGCAGCCAGGCTTCCCCTCTGGCCCGCCCTCCGGCGCGCAGTTCGGTCTCTATCCCAACATGGGCTCCAGTGCCGTGCCCTACGTGATGTCTCCGATGCCGCCCGCACAGTCTCCGAATCCTGCCCCGGTCGGAAATGCATCTGCCACGTTCAACCCTCTGTACCAGGCGCCATTTCCGGCTTCTGCCATGTCCCCAGCGCAGCAGCCGAGTCGGGGGCCTGTCGGCAAGTCGCAGTTCGTGTCGTTGCCGCACTCCCCTATGCCTGGCGCCAgcctgtctcccgcctcgtaTTCCGCTCCGCACGGCGCCCCACCTGCGAGTGAGAGTGTagacgcgggagacgagagacagctgaacGAAGGCAGGGAAGCCAGCACGCCTATTGTCGGCCATATGCACCACCCGTCCGGCCTGGTGccgtctgcgtcgtctgAACAGAGCACACGAAACAGGGAAAGCGGAAAGATCGAAGGGGATCACGAAGCGGCGCACGTCGACTcccgaaggaaaagagacccCGCGGCGGGGTTGTCCTCGTTCTGCATCAGCAACCTCCACATTGCGTCGCGCCCCATTCCTCGCGTCGTCGCTGCAAAGCGCCCTGTGGATGTATCCAGCAAAAAGGAggcggtgcatgcgcacgaaGCGAGCGCCCCACGCGCCAAGAACGGAAAGGCTTCTGTCAGTCGCCCCGAACACCCagacaagaagaaaccgacgGGGGGAAGTCCTCTAAAACCGATGCAGAGTAAAGGCGGAGCGTCAAAAGCTGACGGACACGCAGGCGCTGCGTCGGGGCCCGTGAAGTCCCCGCAGCGAAAGCTGAGTTTGCCAGAGATTGCGCCCGGAGGCGTCGACGCCAGTCGAGGGCAAAACCTAAGAGAGATGTCTCGCCAAGAGTTGTGGCAAGACGCGTGGCAACGCCAGGTCGCGCAGTGGCAGCAACACCAAGCTCATCCCTCAGGCGCGGGCGGGGAATCTGTGAGCGCCGTGCCGCACACTCCTGTTCCTGCACATCCAAGTGCATCGTCTGTCAACGCTGGCCCCTCCTCCACGCCGATCCCGTCTCCAAAGGAGAGTGTTCCTCAGCCCAACGGCGCAGGCGGTGTTGAACAGCAGTCCGGCTACCCCGGCCTCCCACatgcgttctctttctcctcttgccCTCCCCTGCCGGTTTCTTCACCTTGCGGCAATGGTTCGCTGGTGTATGTGAACTCCCCTCCGAGTCCTGTCCAGTTGGAAtctgctgcgtctgctgTCCCCActcctgcgccttcctccttgCAGGCGGGTTCTGAGCAGGAGTCCGGAAAAGACTCGGCCGCCTGGGGATGGCCAGAGGCAGCAGAAGCGCTTGCCATTTCCATCGCTGAAGAGAACGGCGTCTATCGCGAGGGTGACGAAGCGCATGAgcctgcgcgaggcgcaCCGCCCGTTGGGTCGTTGTCGCGGTTCGCTCGTCGTGCCGCCTTCCCGTGGTCCCCTGTAGCGCCcacggagaaggcagcaTCGCCGGTGACGCAGGCTATTCCAGCTACGAAGCCGGGGGCGTTCCTTGCTTCTGGACTCCACAAAGACGCTCAAGGCCAGTCCTCCGGTGCGATGCGGGCTGGTGCGAACTGCGCAACGAGCGGAGCGATGCTTTTCAGAATGGGAGGGACTGAAGACGGTGTCAAGGCCGTCGACTGGCAGCACTCCAACGTCTTTGTCTGTGGCCCGTCGGCTCTGTCGGATTTTCACGCCGTGCCAGGACTGCACAGAACTCTCCTGGGCCAGCCCCCGTTCGTGCGCACCAAGCCGCAAAAAGCGCAGGGATCGGGGGTCATGACtccgcgagcgagaggggcgaTGACGAATCAGAGAATGGTTGGAACTTCGACTGCTGCATGGAGCTCCGCTGCCGATACTCGCGGCTTCGCGTTTCAGTGTTGA